Proteins co-encoded in one Pseudanabaena yagii GIHE-NHR1 genomic window:
- the brxL gene encoding BREX system Lon protease-like protein BrxL, with product MSSYNVSNSSYPNELVRNVFGDLCIDKRRFNSSGLKNAGVPSFVAEWLIDKIIQGNAELGIADIEKINNFVRKAFPRKDDRHVLNFKLTQGEVLKIIALMQVRVRLENKGDRIPEPFATIPSLNIEECRIGVDLVERYENLLRQGLWGKISLSMQSDGIVEVIDFDPFQCSEINLTEYAKARSQFTTEQWQDLIFCSMGFNPELAAYSTTAKSWVLARLLPLVESNYHIMELAPKGTGKSFIFENISNKVALISGGKVTPARLFINGKNREIGLLGRHDVVVLDEVQSLTFENPDEIIGPLKNYLASGRYNRSGFADISSDCSLVMLANIELDEQLRPRNEFNLLQDLPKFFSETALLDRFAGILPGWEIPKFKTEAIATQVGLKTDFFGEALLALRRDNRFASYVSQHTSFDKNTTIRDQQAIQRSASGFLKILYPHLELTLIDYQRDCLEPAIRLRQIVRDQLYHLDDEFKQNGKTIYAEVQ from the coding sequence ATGAGTTCCTATAATGTCTCTAACTCTAGTTATCCGAATGAGCTTGTCCGCAACGTATTTGGAGATCTCTGTATTGACAAGCGGCGCTTTAATTCTAGTGGACTTAAAAATGCTGGAGTACCTAGCTTTGTAGCAGAATGGCTCATTGATAAAATTATTCAAGGTAATGCCGAGTTAGGCATAGCCGATATTGAAAAAATTAATAACTTCGTTCGCAAAGCTTTCCCGCGTAAAGATGATCGCCATGTCCTCAATTTCAAGCTTACTCAAGGTGAAGTCTTAAAGATCATTGCCCTCATGCAAGTACGAGTCCGACTAGAAAATAAAGGAGATCGCATCCCTGAACCCTTTGCTACAATTCCTTCACTAAATATTGAAGAATGTCGCATCGGCGTTGACTTAGTAGAACGTTATGAAAACCTGTTGAGACAAGGACTATGGGGGAAAATATCTCTATCCATGCAATCGGATGGCATTGTCGAAGTGATTGACTTTGACCCTTTCCAGTGTTCTGAAATTAACTTAACCGAATATGCCAAAGCGCGATCGCAGTTCACAACCGAGCAATGGCAAGATCTAATATTCTGCTCCATGGGATTTAATCCCGAATTAGCTGCCTATAGTACTACTGCCAAAAGTTGGGTACTAGCTAGATTGTTACCTCTAGTTGAATCCAATTATCACATCATGGAATTAGCGCCCAAAGGGACTGGGAAAAGCTTTATTTTTGAGAATATTAGTAATAAAGTAGCGCTAATTAGTGGTGGAAAAGTTACGCCTGCGCGTTTATTTATCAATGGCAAAAATAGAGAGATTGGACTGCTTGGTCGCCATGATGTAGTTGTGCTAGATGAGGTTCAAAGCCTCACGTTTGAGAATCCCGATGAAATTATTGGTCCTTTAAAAAACTACCTCGCAAGTGGGCGTTACAATCGTTCAGGGTTTGCGGATATTTCTAGTGACTGCTCACTAGTGATGCTTGCTAACATTGAACTTGATGAGCAATTACGACCTCGCAATGAGTTTAACTTATTGCAAGATCTACCGAAATTCTTCTCAGAAACGGCGCTACTTGATCGCTTCGCAGGTATTCTGCCTGGTTGGGAAATTCCCAAATTCAAAACTGAGGCGATCGCCACTCAAGTTGGTTTAAAAACAGACTTTTTTGGCGAAGCGCTTCTTGCCCTACGTCGTGATAATCGTTTTGCTTCTTACGTCAGTCAACATACTAGTTTTGACAAAAATACAACTATTCGAGATCAACAAGCCATTCAGCGATCGGCTTCAGGCTTCTTAAAAATTCTCTATCCCCATCTCGAATTAACCCTAATCGATTACCAAAGAGATTGTCTAGAGCCTGCGATTCGTTTACGGCAAATTGTGCGCGATCAGCTATATCACCTTGACGATGAGTTCAAGCAAAATGGCAAAACTATTTATGCTGAAGTGCAATGA